Proteins encoded together in one Chloroflexota bacterium window:
- the selB gene encoding selenocysteine-specific translation elongation factor, giving the protein MYVLGTAGHIDHGKSVLVQALTGIDPDRLREEKERGMTIDLGFAWLKLPSGREVGIVDVPGHERFVRNMLAGVGGIDLALLIVAANEGVMPQTREHLAIIDLLEIRSGIVVITKKDLVDEELLSLVRMEIEELIGATTLAGAPAVAVSALNGEGLPELVATIDELLGSAEPRRDLGRPRLAIDRVFTMTGSGTVVTGTLIDGSLSAGQEVEILPSGLKSRLRGLQSHKTRIEVATPGSRVAANLVGINTSQLQRGDVLTKPGWLLPTTLITVKLRLLGYLHRPLKHGATISFHTGAAEAMAKLRLLEGDEIKAGQATWAQVMLDRPISAVNGDHFIVRSTMETLGGGKIIEAQTKRLRRFRVDVIENLEAKETGTAEEMVLALVETKQPLETSVLVSELNLKADEVRAAVGALAEQGKVVDLGREGHSLLVTVKRWESLVQKTKDALQEYHQKFPTRPGMPKVELGSRLKLGTYAATAFQKMAAQDVIADEGAAVRLLAHQIKLTQAQRTKTDAFLRSLKDNPYAPPSNLIPETDLLNLLMEQHRVVKVASDVVFAAPVYDEMVEKVTSRIKSQGQITLAEVRDMFQTSRKYAQALLEHLDGKKITRRVGDARVLY; this is encoded by the coding sequence ATGTACGTTCTGGGTACGGCAGGCCACATTGACCACGGCAAATCGGTTCTGGTGCAGGCGTTAACCGGAATCGACCCGGACCGGCTGCGCGAGGAAAAAGAGCGCGGTATGACTATAGACCTCGGTTTTGCCTGGCTGAAGCTGCCGAGCGGACGCGAGGTGGGCATCGTCGACGTTCCCGGACACGAGCGGTTCGTCCGGAATATGCTCGCCGGCGTGGGCGGCATTGACCTGGCACTGCTTATCGTTGCCGCCAATGAGGGAGTCATGCCGCAGACCAGAGAACATCTGGCGATTATCGACCTGCTGGAGATACGCAGCGGCATCGTGGTCATCACCAAAAAGGACCTGGTTGATGAGGAACTGCTGAGCCTGGTCCGTATGGAAATAGAAGAACTTATCGGTGCCACCACCCTGGCCGGGGCGCCGGCAGTTGCCGTATCAGCGTTGAATGGAGAAGGCCTGCCGGAACTGGTGGCGACGATTGATGAGTTACTGGGCTCCGCAGAGCCGCGGCGCGACCTCGGCAGGCCCAGGCTGGCCATCGACCGTGTCTTCACCATGACCGGGTCAGGCACCGTAGTTACGGGAACATTAATCGATGGCTCGCTTTCCGCGGGACAGGAGGTGGAGATACTGCCTTCAGGGTTGAAGTCGAGATTGCGCGGGCTGCAGTCACATAAAACGCGCATTGAGGTTGCCACCCCGGGGAGCCGGGTGGCGGCAAACCTGGTGGGCATCAATACTTCCCAGCTGCAGCGCGGTGATGTGCTGACCAAACCGGGATGGCTGCTTCCCACCACGTTAATAACCGTGAAGCTGCGGCTGCTCGGCTACCTGCACCGACCCTTAAAGCACGGTGCCACCATCAGCTTCCATACCGGGGCGGCGGAGGCGATGGCCAAACTCCGCCTGCTGGAGGGAGACGAAATCAAGGCGGGACAGGCTACCTGGGCACAGGTCATGCTTGACCGGCCGATATCAGCGGTCAACGGCGACCACTTTATCGTTCGTTCTACGATGGAAACCCTCGGTGGTGGCAAAATCATCGAGGCGCAGACGAAACGGCTCCGCCGCTTTCGTGTCGATGTTATTGAGAACCTGGAAGCCAAGGAGACGGGGACTGCCGAAGAAATGGTACTGGCGCTCGTGGAGACAAAACAGCCGCTGGAAACCTCTGTACTGGTGTCCGAGCTAAACCTGAAAGCCGATGAAGTAAGGGCGGCGGTTGGTGCCCTTGCCGAGCAGGGGAAGGTGGTTGACCTGGGTCGAGAAGGTCATTCCCTGCTGGTAACGGTCAAAAGGTGGGAAAGCCTGGTCCAAAAAACGAAAGACGCTCTTCAGGAATACCACCAGAAGTTCCCGACTCGCCCGGGGATGCCGAAGGTGGAGCTGGGGAGTCGGCTGAAACTGGGAACATACGCTGCCACTGCTTTTCAGAAGATGGCGGCACAGGATGTAATCGCTGATGAGGGCGCAGCAGTACGGTTGCTGGCGCATCAAATAAAGCTAACCCAGGCCCAGCGGACCAAGACGGATGCCTTTCTCCGCTCGCTTAAGGACAACCCTTACGCCCCGCCCAGCAACCTCATTCCCGAGACCGACCTGCTCAATCTGCTCATGGAACAGCACCGGGTAGTGAAGGTAGCCAGTGACGTGGTCTTTGCCGCGCCTGTATATGACGAAATGGTGGAAAAGGTGACCTCTCGCATCAAAAGCCAGGGGCAGATAACGCTGGCGGAGGTGCGGGACATGTTCCAGACCAGTCGCAAGTATGCCCAGGCTCTGCTGGAGCACCTGGACGGGAAGAAGATAACACGGCGGGTAGGTGACGCGCGTGTGCTATATTAA
- the selA gene encoding L-seryl-tRNA(Sec) selenium transferase: MWSVESEFRKIPSVDRVLADKRLRPLVETYPHDLLVKMVRQHLEQARTAVAAGKKVPSLSRIAEAVYNQVKTMEMPSLRPVINATGVILHTNLGRAPLSPEATAAMDTVARGYSNLEFNLESGTRGSRQVHVESLLCQLTGAEAALVVNNNASGVLLGLTALAKRKEVIVSRGQAVEIGGGFRIPDVMRQSGARLVEVGTTNCTYISDYEQAISPRTAALMRVHSSNFRLIGFTTEVELKDLMALAERNGLPVLDDLGSGCFLDTTAFGLALEPMVQRSIELGVGLAFFSGDKLVGGPQAGIIVGRKQFMEKLRRHPLARAVRIDKVRLAGLAVTLLHYLKGEATSKIPVWRMVATPMADIEKRAGEWEKALGGMARVIDGETMVGGGSLPGGTLPTKLVAIGDGKDRNLAQRAVRKLRSWETPVVGRIADDILLLDPRSVLPEEDEIVLKALRNLTSD, from the coding sequence ATATGGAGCGTGGAAAGCGAGTTCAGAAAAATACCCAGTGTGGACAGAGTTCTGGCCGACAAACGGCTGAGACCGCTCGTGGAGACATACCCACATGACCTGCTGGTAAAGATGGTACGGCAGCACCTGGAGCAGGCGCGGACAGCTGTCGCCGCCGGGAAAAAGGTTCCGTCCCTGTCCAGAATTGCGGAAGCGGTATATAATCAGGTGAAGACAATGGAGATGCCCAGCCTGCGACCAGTTATCAATGCCACCGGGGTCATTCTGCATACCAATCTGGGCCGTGCCCCACTGAGCCCGGAAGCAACCGCGGCGATGGATACCGTAGCCAGAGGTTACTCCAATCTGGAGTTCAATCTGGAGAGCGGTACAAGGGGCTCGCGGCAGGTGCATGTGGAATCGCTTCTATGCCAGCTCACCGGGGCTGAAGCGGCGCTGGTGGTGAACAACAATGCGTCAGGGGTATTGCTGGGGCTGACGGCACTGGCGAAGAGGAAAGAGGTAATCGTCTCCCGGGGGCAGGCGGTGGAAATCGGGGGCGGCTTTCGCATCCCCGACGTGATGCGGCAGAGCGGCGCCAGGCTGGTGGAGGTCGGGACGACCAACTGTACGTATATCAGCGATTACGAACAGGCAATCAGCCCGCGGACGGCAGCCCTGATGCGGGTTCATTCCAGCAACTTCCGGCTTATAGGATTTACCACTGAAGTGGAACTCAAGGACCTGATGGCGCTGGCGGAAAGGAATGGTCTGCCCGTCCTGGATGACCTGGGCAGCGGCTGTTTTCTGGATACGACCGCGTTCGGGCTGGCTCTAGAGCCCATGGTGCAGCGCAGCATAGAGCTCGGCGTCGGGCTTGCCTTCTTCTCCGGCGACAAGCTGGTAGGAGGCCCGCAGGCGGGAATCATCGTCGGCAGGAAGCAGTTTATGGAAAAGCTGCGCAGACACCCGCTGGCCCGGGCAGTGCGCATTGACAAAGTGCGGCTTGCCGGGCTGGCCGTCACGCTGCTTCACTACCTGAAGGGTGAAGCAACCAGCAAGATACCGGTGTGGAGAATGGTCGCCACACCAATGGCGGATATTGAGAAGCGGGCCGGGGAATGGGAAAAGGCACTCGGCGGCATGGCACGCGTGATCGATGGCGAGACGATGGTCGGCGGCGGCAGCCTGCCGGGAGGGACCCTGCCCACGAAACTGGTCGCTATCGGAGATGGAAAAGACCGCAACCTGGCGCAGCGAGCTGTTCGCAAACTACGCTCCTGGGAAACGCCGGTGGTGGGGCGGATCGCCGACGATATCCTTCTTCTTGACCCGCGCTCGGTGCTTCCCGAAGAGGATGAAATCGTATTGAAAGCACTCCGCAACCTGACTTCTGATTGA
- a CDS encoding HesA/MoeB/ThiF family protein, whose product MLTEDELARYDRQIMIKGIGKDGQEKLKKARVFIAGAGGLGSPISIYLAIAGVGTIRLADHDTVELSNLNRQILHGNGDIGERKIDSAVQKLKNLNKDITVEAIAEMITEENVSRLVDDCDLIVDATDNLPTRYVLNRAAIEKNIPFFHGAVYGFEGRAMTVIPGRTACLWCIYQGRVTEGKFPVIGVAPAVIGCLQATEVIKYLTGIGEILTDQLLMYDGLNLEFTKLEVKRDPNCQHCGHLK is encoded by the coding sequence ATGTTGACTGAAGATGAACTGGCAAGGTATGACCGGCAGATTATGATAAAAGGCATCGGGAAAGATGGACAGGAGAAGCTGAAAAAGGCCAGGGTCTTCATTGCCGGTGCCGGCGGGCTTGGTTCCCCGATTTCAATCTATCTGGCTATTGCCGGAGTCGGCACCATAAGACTCGCCGACCATGATACCGTCGAGCTCAGCAACCTGAACCGGCAAATCCTTCACGGGAATGGAGACATAGGTGAAAGGAAAATAGACTCCGCCGTACAGAAGCTGAAAAACCTGAATAAAGATATAACTGTAGAAGCTATTGCCGAGATGATAACCGAGGAGAACGTTTCCCGGTTGGTCGATGATTGTGACCTTATCGTTGACGCTACGGACAACCTTCCCACCAGGTACGTATTGAACCGGGCAGCCATTGAAAAGAATATCCCCTTCTTCCACGGGGCGGTATACGGCTTTGAGGGCCGGGCGATGACGGTGATACCGGGCAGGACAGCCTGCCTGTGGTGTATCTATCAGGGACGCGTTACCGAGGGGAAATTTCCCGTAATTGGTGTGGCGCCGGCGGTTATCGGCTGCCTCCAGGCAACCGAGGTCATCAAATATCTCACCGGAATCGGGGAAATCCTGACCGACCAGTTATTGATGTATGATGGGCTCAATCTCGAGTTTACCAAACTGGAAGTGAAACGGGACCCGAATTGCCAGCACTGCGGTCATCTGAAGTAG
- the cysE gene encoding serine O-acetyltransferase — protein MFKILKEDIQTVFAKDPAARSTLEVLSCYPGLHALWLHRIAHSLWRHKFRLLARLLSHLGRFLTGIEIHPGATIGRRFFIDHGAGVVIGETSEIGDEVLIYQGVVLGGTTTEKKKRHPTVGNNVVIGAGAIALGPITIGDNARIGSGSVVIKSVPPGVTVVGVPGRSVEDSHKPIPELEHGKLPDPIAEAIRLVLREQDKLEERLSKLEKQSGIRVSGDELEEMRKRMEQELEEKEE, from the coding sequence ATGTTTAAGATATTAAAGGAAGATATTCAGACCGTATTCGCCAAAGACCCGGCAGCAAGGAGCACCCTGGAGGTCCTTTCCTGCTATCCGGGCCTCCATGCCCTGTGGCTGCATCGGATAGCGCACTCTTTATGGCGGCACAAATTTCGCCTGCTGGCACGCCTCCTTTCTCACCTCGGCCGTTTTCTCACCGGCATTGAGATACACCCCGGGGCCACCATCGGCCGCCGGTTTTTCATCGACCATGGCGCCGGGGTCGTCATCGGGGAAACATCTGAGATCGGCGATGAGGTCCTGATATACCAGGGGGTAGTACTGGGCGGAACGACCACCGAGAAGAAAAAGCGCCACCCCACGGTGGGCAATAATGTGGTCATCGGCGCCGGGGCGATAGCGCTGGGTCCCATAACCATCGGCGATAACGCCCGTATCGGTTCCGGCTCGGTGGTCATCAAATCAGTCCCGCCCGGGGTTACCGTGGTAGGTGTTCCGGGGCGGTCGGTGGAAGATAGCCACAAGCCAATACCGGAACTGGAGCACGGGAAATTGCCGGACCCGATTGCCGAGGCCATCAGGCTGGTGCTGAGAGAGCAGGACAAGCTTGAGGAAAGGCTGAGTAAACTTGAGAAGCAAAGCGGCATCCGCGTTTCCGGTGATGAACTGGAGGAGATGAGAAAGCGGATGGAGCAGGAACTGGAAGAAAAAGAGGAGTAA
- a CDS encoding NIL domain-containing protein: protein MSKRRVMFSFGEEHIPEPIIYNLGQQYNLVTNILRANISEDEGWITLELDGKEDDIEQGIAWVTSKGIRVDPVDGESEEH, encoded by the coding sequence ATGAGCAAGCGGCGCGTCATGTTTAGCTTCGGTGAGGAGCACATCCCAGAGCCAATCATCTATAATCTCGGGCAGCAGTATAACCTTGTTACCAATATCCTTCGCGCCAATATCTCGGAAGACGAAGGCTGGATTACGCTCGAACTGGATGGTAAGGAAGACGATATTGAACAGGGCATTGCCTGGGTCACCAGCAAGGGGATACGCGTTGACCCGGTAGATGGTGAAAGCGAGGAGCATTAG
- the nifS gene encoding cysteine desulfurase NifS — translation MRSIYLDYAATTPTHPDVVQAMLPYFTQTFGNPSSIYACAQDAKEAIEAARASLAALIGASNEEITFTSGGTEADNAALKGVAYASKDRGNHIITSAIEHHAILETCHFLETQGFEVTILPVDEHGMVDPEDVRRAITNKTVIVSIMHANNEIGTIQPVAEIARITREAGIYLHTDAVQTVGHIPFSVDELGVDLLSMSAHKLYGPKGVGALYIRKGTKVVSFMHGGEQESGRRASTHNVPGIVGLGKAAQIAQQELAEEAERVSHFRDKLIKGILENVEHARLNGHPQVRLPNNVNVSISYAEGESMCLKLDQEGICCSTGSACTSAVTEPSHVLLTLGLNPLQAHSSLRFSLGKWTTEEEIDRVLDVLPRIVAKLRAMSPLLKSRH, via the coding sequence ATGAGGAGTATCTATCTTGACTATGCCGCCACCACGCCAACCCACCCGGACGTCGTTCAGGCGATGCTTCCCTACTTCACCCAGACTTTTGGCAACCCTTCCAGTATCTATGCCTGCGCGCAGGATGCCAAAGAAGCCATCGAGGCAGCAAGAGCCAGCCTAGCGGCGCTCATTGGCGCCAGCAATGAGGAAATCACCTTCACCAGCGGCGGTACCGAGGCCGATAACGCCGCGCTTAAAGGCGTGGCCTATGCCAGCAAGGATAGGGGAAATCATATCATCACCTCTGCCATTGAGCACCATGCCATTCTGGAAACATGCCACTTCCTGGAAACGCAGGGATTCGAGGTGACCATCCTGCCGGTGGACGAGCACGGTATGGTTGACCCCGAAGACGTCCGTCGCGCGATTACCAACAAAACAGTCATCGTTTCCATTATGCACGCCAACAACGAGATCGGCACCATTCAGCCAGTTGCCGAAATCGCCAGGATTACGCGGGAAGCTGGCATCTATCTGCATACCGATGCCGTGCAGACTGTCGGGCACATCCCGTTTAGCGTGGATGAACTCGGTGTTGACCTGCTCTCCATGTCCGCCCACAAGCTGTACGGTCCCAAGGGAGTGGGGGCTCTCTACATCAGAAAAGGCACCAAGGTTGTCTCCTTCATGCATGGCGGTGAGCAGGAATCCGGGCGGAGAGCCAGCACCCACAATGTTCCCGGCATCGTCGGCCTGGGAAAGGCGGCACAGATTGCGCAGCAGGAGTTGGCTGAAGAGGCGGAACGGGTAAGCCACTTCCGTGATAAATTAATCAAAGGTATTCTGGAGAACGTAGAGCATGCCCGACTCAATGGCCACCCGCAGGTCAGGCTGCCCAACAATGTCAACGTGAGCATTTCGTATGCTGAGGGTGAGTCAATGTGCCTTAAACTTGACCAGGAAGGCATCTGCTGTTCGACCGGTTCTGCCTGCACTTCCGCCGTCACCGAACCATCCCACGTCCTGCTGACACTGGGGCTGAATCCACTGCAGGCTCACAGTTCCCTGCGGTTCAGCCTGGGCAAGTGGACCACGGAGGAAGAAATCGACCGGGTGCTGGATGTATTGCCCCGTATTGTAGCCAAACTGAGAGCCATGTCTCCACTGTTGAAAAGCCGTCATTAA
- a CDS encoding AIR synthase: MLPEIGKVDKATFDRVIFPHLGKADRSVLIGPKHGVDAAVVELPGGEVMVVAEDPTFGLPVLMPHFGWAIVHICASDVAVLGIPPRYMTICLMLPPGTEDKVLEDIWMDTHRECEKLGIAIIGGHTGIYPGIGYPLNGGCTMFGIGKKEQLTPPSNARVGDR; encoded by the coding sequence ATGCTACCGGAAATAGGCAAAGTAGACAAAGCAACGTTTGACCGGGTCATCTTCCCCCATCTTGGCAAAGCCGACCGCTCGGTGTTGATCGGACCCAAGCACGGCGTTGACGCCGCCGTTGTCGAGTTACCGGGCGGCGAGGTCATGGTGGTTGCTGAAGACCCGACCTTTGGCTTGCCAGTGCTCATGCCACACTTCGGCTGGGCAATCGTGCATATCTGCGCCAGCGATGTCGCCGTGCTCGGCATACCGCCCAGGTACATGACCATCTGCCTGATGCTGCCCCCGGGCACCGAGGACAAGGTGCTGGAAGATATCTGGATGGATACCCACCGGGAATGCGAAAAGCTGGGCATCGCCATCATCGGCGGTCACACCGGCATATACCCCGGCATAGGCTACCCGCTGAATGGCGGCTGCACCATGTTTGGCATCGGGAAAAAAGAGCAGCTTACCCCTCCGTCCAATGCCAGGGTTGGCGACCG